DNA from Phocoena phocoena chromosome 1, mPhoPho1.1, whole genome shotgun sequence:
GAAGCTGCCTCCGAGGCTTATTCACTCACCTGGATTGGGCCCCTGAGTCTAGGGAATAGCTGGGCCCTGGGAAGAAGCAGGAACCCATTCTGGGGCCCTATAAAGTGTGGGGCAAGGGGGCCACAGATTGGGGGCAAGAGCGGAAGGAGGTAGGATTTTCAGGGCTGGAGGGACAGGGTGGGGAGCTCAGCTGCCTGAGTGAGCACCAGTCTGTTTCCCATTGTCTCCCCAAGCAACTGGCCACTCTCAGATGGGCCTggtgaggaaggggtgggggcaggtctTGTTCCCACCCCGACTCAGCAGGCAACCCCTACAGGCCCAGCAGAGAGTTCTAGAGATGGGGAGCGGGGGATCTTTGGTGCCAGACAAGATGACTGGGCAGTCTCAAAGGGCCCTGAGCATCGGCTAGAGCTGATGTCCCAACTCTCCCTCACCACCAGCCTGGTTCCCACTGGGCATCCAGCCACCTAAATGAAGGACAGCCCCTCCAGACAAGGGATCCCAGGAGGAAGGCTGGGATGGGGTGAGGAGAGGCCAGTAACCCCAAGAAATTCATGGGGATTCAGGCATCTCACTGCCCAGAGTTGGAATGGAAGAAGCTGATGGAATAAAAAggcttgtggcctcttccatccCAGATAGGTCCCAGACCCGGGTCCAATAGACCCTCAGGAGGTGGGAACGTGGGATTACTCATACGCTATTTCCCGGGTAAATGGGACCCGGGagtcctccctctcttcctgtcATCTCTCAAGGCCTCCGGCAGATCAAGACACCAGACAGAGGACTGTGCTCCTTTGAGACTGTCTCAAGGGCTTTGCTTGGGTGAAAGTGTCGCTCTGTGTATCGGGGCCCCCTCGCTCTCTGATGCCCCCTCTCCGTAGCACTCGCCCGCCTGCCCCGGTCACCCCTCCAGGGCTGAGCGAGTGGATCCGGCGGCGGCGGCTACCTGGGTCACCGTCTCCGTCCATCGCTGCAGAGCGCTGTCGCGAGAGGAGGAGGACCCGGAGCGCTGCGGGCGGGCTGTCCGAgtcccgcggcggcggcggcggcggcggcggcggcgagttCAGGCGCTGCTCACGTCTGGGTCGGGTCCCGGCCGGACGCGCCTCTTAAAGGCCCCcgcctccgcccccgccccgcctttGGCCCCGCGCCGGGACGCCCCACAGTCCGGAGCGATCGGCCCGAGGCCTGAGGCTCCCGGTTCCTTGGCGGACCCAGGAGGCCAAGAAAGGTCGGGagtcgtttctttttttttttttttttaatgggggcgGGTGGGAGTCCGATTTGGGGCGTCTCCCAGCACCCTCCTTGGGTGGCTGCTGGGAGGCGGCGGCGAGGAGGCTGGGAGAGTCTGGGTCATGCGGAGGGTGTGGGCAGAGGCTCCTCCCGGCACGACACCGCCCCGCCCCAGGTAATTTTCCTACATCCGTGGGGGGCGCACCCCAAGCCGGGTGCTCCCCGCGGGCCGGGGACCGGAGCGGGCCGTggaggcggggccggggcggggctcgGCGGGCTGGGGCGGGGCTGCATCCACCGGCGACCGCAGGCGGAGGCTGGCTCAGCCCCTGCTACGGAGCGGGATCGCACAGCGGTGGCAGAGGGCAGGTGACCGGCGGGAGTGGGCGCGGGGAGCGCCGGGGCGGGGACGCGGGGTGCGGGGGCCGGGCGGGCGGGCTCGGCGGTTCCGGGCCCAGCAGCAGTGCGCCGAGGGAGGCCCGCGCGGACAAGGCCCAGGCGGCGGGGTTGCGCGGCGCGGCCTCGAGAGGCGGCGCGAGCAGGAACCAGAGCTGGGGTCGCCATCGATGCGCAGGGGTCCAAGCCTAGACTTTGGGAAACGTTTGAAAGCCACGAGGAGGGCTGGGAAGTCGAAGGCGCGCGGGGACACCCGGGGCTGGAGCCCAGCcacggggatgggggtgggggtataGGAAAGCCCGCTCCCCATCGCCCACCCCTTCTCCAGTCCCAGCCAGGCAGAGCATTTACTCCGTGGTCTCGAAAAAGTGGCTAGGGCCCTTTGGACCTCGGTCGGAGACAATGATAATTATCCCTGCCCCCCCCCTCGCCCCATATCTCCGCTCCTCCGTTTTGAGGATGGGGAAGAGAATGCGGAAGGTACCAGACAGGCTGCGGGGCTGCGAATTGTGATTTCCATGCTAAAGACCGTCCGACCTATTGAAAAAAGCTGGCTCTAGATTCAGAAGCGGCTCAGGCTCCTTTCCCCTCTGCTcctgtctgtgtgaccttgggcagatccTGATACCTCTTCTGCCTCCTTAGCCTCCCTTAGAGGCTATTGTGAGGTGCcagtaaaaaaaatcagagctcACCTTTTACTGAGCTTCTGCTGTGTCCCAAGCTCCTTGTACCCCCTCTAGGAGGTAAGTATTGTTcctggccccattttacagaggaggaaactgaggctcagagaggcccagTGACTTTCCTGAGATAGTCAATGGCAGTGCTGGGAGGCAACCTCCACCACCACGGGGTGCTGCGAATATTGGGTCCTGGGGAGAGGATCAGGTCTGTAGTGTAGCTTTCAACAACCACAGGAGAGCCATGGCGGTGGGGAACATCAACGAGCTGCCCGAGAACATCCTGTTGGAGTTGTTCACGCACGTGCCCGCCCGCCAGCTGCTGCTGCGTTGCCGCCTGGTCTGCAGCCTCTGGCGAGACCTCATCGACCTCGTGACCCTCTGGAAGCGCAAATGCCTGCGTGAGGGCTTCATTACCAAAGACTGGGACCAGCCCGTGGCCGACTGGAAGGTCTTCTACTTCCTCCGCAGCCTCCACAAGAACCTCCTGCATAACCCATGCGCCGAAGGTGGGGTGCAGACTGGGTATGATgtgcccccaaacacacacactgtCGTGATACCAGCTAACATTCGTTAGGCACTTACTATGAGCCAGCCAGGCACTTTGGGGGGTTTAATTCCTTTCTCACAATAATCCtaagaggtaggtactattaggcacccatttttcagatgggaaaactgaggccaagagtgGCATTGTTCCACTCTTATTCCACTCTGAAGGTTATTTCCCCAGTGACCTTTCCTAGGAGAGGGAATGTTGGCCAGTTGGAATGAATTGTGCCCAAGACACAAGACCAGGAAGTCAGAGCCATATTTTCTTGGCCTGGCTCCCAGACTCCAGGACTAGGCCTACTAGGACTGCCCAGAAGACAAAGGGGGCTTTGCTTATGAGAGAATGAGAGATCCGGTCTTCTTCCCAGCACATTCCAACAAAAGGTAAAACAAGACTTCTGCGGTCATCCAGAGCCCCctcttttcccttgctgtgctgTAAATGACTAAGTAGACACTTTGATGGCATGAGAACCTCAATCTCTATTATGTGGCCAAATTCTGGAGCAAAATGATAGTAAAACAACCCCAAGCTGTCCAGAGCTTTCAGATGCCTGACTCACTTGACTCCCCAACAGCCATGTTCTTCATCAGCATGTTGACAAACTGTGGTCCATAAGCCAAATCTGGCCTAGGAGCTACGAATGGTTTTTATGGTTTTAAAgggttatttaaaaaacaaacaaaaagggcttccctggtggcgcagtggttgagagtccacctgccgatgcaggggacacgggttcgtgccccggtccgggaggatcccacatgctgcagagcagctgggcccgtgagccatggccactgagcctgcgtgtccggagcctgtgctccgcaacaggagaggccacaacagtgagaggcccgcgtaccgcaaaaaaaaaaaaaaaaaaaaatcttaaacaaacaaaacaagacacTATGTGATAGAGTCAACATGTAGCCCACAAAACCTAAAGTATTCTGAccctttatggaaaaagtttgCCAGCCCCTGTTCTTGACCCCGGTTTACAGAGGacaaaaccaaggctcagagagagaaagcagcttgcctaaggtcacagagcccaGTGTTGGTAGAGCCGGGACTagacccagatctgtctgacCGGCACCAGAGCATTCCATCCCAGAAGTAGTCTGGTTGTTCCCATCATCAGGATTCCCAGTAGAAATCAGTTaccatggtgcctggcacacaggcagCACCTAGTGCAAGGCAGGCACTGTTGATGTGCAGGGTTCCTCAGCACGAGGCTTGAGGGCAGCTGCTGAAATCCAGGGAGAGGTGCCAGGAGCAAGGGGCACTTGGGAGGCGGccactgaggggcttccctttGATACGAACTCTGCTTTCCCACCAGAGGGGTTTGAGTTCTGGAGCCTGGACGTGAATGGAGGCGATGAGTGGAAGGTGGAGGAGCTCTCTGGAGACCAGAGGCAGGAATTCCCCAATGACCAGGTCAAGAAATACTTCGTGACTTCTTATTAGTAAGATCCGAGGGGTCtcagggcggggtggggtgggggaagcccAAGTCACTGCACCTTGGGGTCTCTCCTGCTCTGGGAGGGGCAGTCCTAGCCCCCCAGTGCCCTAGTGGcgagccccagcccctcccacccctccacccacccccagcacctGCCTCAAGTCCCAGGTGGTGGACCTCAAGGCTGAAGGGTATTGGGAGGAGCTGATGGACACCACACGGCCAGACATCGAGGTGAAGGACTGGTGAGTGCTTGGGGCGAGGGTTTGGGGGGGGCCCTGCCACTCAGGTGCCCCACCCGCACCCTGCCCCCCCATCTCCAAGGCCCTGAAGGGCCCTTCCTCCGCCTGCAGGTTCGCAGCCAGGCCAGACTGCGGGTCCAAGTACCAGCTGTGTGTTCAGCTCCTGTCGTCAGCGCATGCGCCTCTGGGGACCTTCCAGCC
Protein-coding regions in this window:
- the FBXO44 gene encoding F-box only protein 44, encoding MAVGNINELPENILLELFTHVPARQLLLRCRLVCSLWRDLIDLVTLWKRKCLREGFITKDWDQPVADWKVFYFLRSLHKNLLHNPCAEEGFEFWSLDVNGGDEWKVEELSGDQRQEFPNDQVKKYFVTSYYTCLKSQVVDLKAEGYWEELMDTTRPDIEVKDWFAARPDCGSKYQLCVQLLSSAHAPLGTFQPDPATIQQKSDAKWREVSHTFSNYPPGVRYIWFQHGGVDTHYWAGWYGPRVTNSSITIGPPLP